A section of the Paracoccaceae bacterium genome encodes:
- the sucC gene encoding ADP-forming succinate--CoA ligase subunit beta, whose translation MNIHEYQAKSLLRSYGAPVSEGRAITRAEEAKSAAGELDGPVWVVKAQIHAGGRGKGSFAEADAGDKGGVRITKSVGEAAAEAEKMLGRTLVTHQTGPAGKQVNRIYIEDGAAIAKEFYLALLVDRGSSRVSFVCSTEGGMDIEEVAASTPEKIVSFSVDPATGYMPYHGRRIAFALGLEGKAVKQCVGLMGTLYKLFNEKDAEMVEINPLILTEGGELVCLDAKMGFDSNAMYRQRDVAALRDETEEDPKELAASKFDLNYIALDGEIGCMVNGAGLAMATMDIIKLYGSEPANFLDVGGGATTEKVTEAFKIITSDPNVKGILVNIFGGIMRCDVIAEGVVSAVKEVGLQVPLVVRLEGTNVEKGKEIINQSGLNVIAADDLGDAAEKIVKAVKG comes from the coding sequence ATGAATATCCACGAGTATCAGGCCAAATCCCTGTTGCGCAGCTATGGCGCGCCTGTCAGCGAAGGCCGCGCGATCACGCGCGCCGAAGAGGCGAAATCGGCGGCAGGCGAACTGGATGGTCCGGTCTGGGTCGTCAAGGCGCAGATCCACGCCGGCGGGCGCGGCAAGGGCAGCTTCGCAGAAGCCGACGCAGGCGACAAAGGCGGCGTGCGGATCACCAAATCGGTGGGCGAAGCTGCGGCCGAGGCCGAAAAGATGCTGGGCCGCACGCTGGTCACCCATCAGACCGGCCCGGCGGGAAAGCAGGTCAACCGCATCTACATCGAAGACGGCGCGGCCATCGCGAAGGAATTCTACCTCGCCCTGCTGGTCGACCGGGGTTCCAGCCGCGTGTCCTTCGTCTGCTCGACCGAAGGCGGCATGGACATCGAAGAAGTCGCCGCCAGCACGCCGGAAAAGATCGTCAGCTTCTCGGTCGACCCCGCGACCGGCTATATGCCCTACCACGGCCGCCGCATCGCCTTCGCGCTGGGTCTGGAAGGCAAGGCGGTCAAGCAATGCGTCGGCCTGATGGGCACGCTCTATAAGCTGTTCAACGAGAAAGACGCCGAAATGGTCGAGATCAACCCCCTGATCCTGACCGAGGGCGGAGAGCTCGTCTGCCTCGACGCGAAAATGGGGTTCGACTCCAACGCCATGTACCGCCAGCGCGATGTCGCCGCGCTGCGGGACGAGACCGAGGAAGACCCAAAGGAACTCGCCGCATCCAAGTTCGATCTGAACTACATCGCGCTGGACGGCGAAATCGGCTGCATGGTCAACGGTGCCGGGCTGGCCATGGCGACGATGGACATCATCAAGCTTTATGGCTCGGAACCGGCCAACTTCCTTGACGTCGGCGGCGGCGCCACCACCGAAAAGGTGACCGAGGCGTTCAAGATCATCACCAGCGACCCGAACGTCAAAGGCATCCTGGTCAACATCTTCGGCGGCATCATGCGCTGCGACGTGATCGCCGAAGGCGTGGTCAGCGCGGTGAAAGAGGTCGGGTTGCAAGTCCCCCTGGTCGTCCGGCTGGAAGGCACCAACGTCGAAAAGGGCAAAGAGATCATCAACCAAAGCGGCTTGAACGTGATCGCGGCGGATGACCTGGGCGACGCGGCCGAGAAGATCGTGAAAGCGGTCAAAGGATAA